One window of Athalia rosae chromosome 4, iyAthRosa1.1, whole genome shotgun sequence genomic DNA carries:
- the LOC125500589 gene encoding uncharacterized protein LOC125500589 has translation MPANIADGFRKLSTEPGRGLNVPRERSNATNAGATAITDVVQRKLGTSHRPTSNHKFARGRAATKRGSRHDGFEARRSSQMVTIPKTRFNQTNDFAFRPAHLGSIPAESFGQSRTCRTAPLHSDRELDDQTISATLDGHSTGADGISSPNHGSGCGDASAPSHRGEKSTECSHRVKRHAPEETTSTSQKLFGKPEQPQFIGRDCDTTENATSPRRQAHRPFVPNPTLSSRSTLPPKDTALCGEQCGQEELKKVTAFGFEGERSEVSARQGASQVSNAPNQITSAAVRTNTPWTFDDSITSPCHENQPIGGKIAAAYHYEDRQRDALAVGQSLAQNRAIAENRSSPRPREENERAYTPQEQQQMHHQRQRCRNQQGGFNAPAPQSSLDAYRLLQDNLLRQREMQRRNCIEQKRMMQAQQMKAQPCSDQNQLMLPKTTSIKYSCNDRCSHPGEIQSGRRLLPPALIPQNILRSNTNANQNQVSPRHTLMYQQNSLGQHCDTNPQRVTVHEDRAKNPRRVTFDGVKPPERWAYGDRETPCSKYESVTCRHAQQEQKPPWSQQFSNVQPQQQVASIGLSGNHRDQIERQRDDEKFQHQHQSVRGQETEGGEQQQHPMKEVQQIRLDSLTQRSRVEGKKNPEFTVEMIRDQELLVANLRQQNIPDDIMRRQFNTLLADQRRYLAFLEEQRAPETIDVKQSRAVGKVSPRCQQAYSMERTSHANTAIHRGQGRGTDVNQDCRTGMPGQRSPVVPEKPSDRQRHHLHDHELCHSEFWPSQQKAITPQSYNVPAGIIESSVHTSSGSPPLRGITSSRTRVGQLMPHEFSNLRQDQIHWRPQYPGLTTPDSQRVSKIESKEPSSLLKIREYNKYIRPQRQNNGLQELSSETMGKALTCSAVNKNIGFDYLVGIDKKVATVGLNGAQDPSELEKIMPLPPEYRRQRCSRVSANGLCDTRNSNKTALTSITVSLRKKTDPADDPVPFGYPRQYYSGEKRRTGDAPSCSRNAIAEEPNRSVQGAIGNEYRGDVNDESQVSVGHIPSTQQGIHKTEYATQLQSNEINDSMKPSSYIPTIPNKLVGFLQPQYQQNLRNTDGCGDVGMTIHEPPTAEVNTQNRPANLSFGNGGGDIARPAKQELRSVTCARAVPNEVSLITDTGQPNCEPGNRAHQPVAQDSPNIALRLASEPGQPEIQETRIIGGFTYLARRFDYVRQLSPIAPSTIKQGL, from the exons ATGCCAGCAAATATTGCGGATGGTTTCAGGAAATTGTCCACTGAGCCAGGTCGAGGTCTAAACGTTCCTAGAGAGCGGTCAAACGCAACCAATGCCGGTGCTACTGCTATAACAGATGTCGTGCAACGGAAACTTGGGACAAGTCACCGACCTACGTCAAATCACAAGTTCGCTCGAGGCCGCGCCGCTACAAAACGCGGCAGCAGGCACGACGGATTTGAGGCGAGGAGGTCCAGCCAAATGGTTACTATCCCGAAGACTCGATTCAACCAAACTAACGACTTCGCTTTTCGTCCGGCGCACCTTGGAAGTATTCCCGCGGAATCCTTCGGCCAATCGAGGACGTGTCGGACGGCCCCGCTCCACTCGGACCGTGAATTAGATGATCAAACTATCTCCGCAACGTTGGACGGGCATTCCACAGGCGCGGATGGAATTTCCTCGCCGAATCATGGAAGTGGGTGCGGAGACGCCTCCGCACCGTCCCACCGGGGTGAAAAATCGACGGAGTGCTCGCACCGAGTGAAGCGACATGCCCCAGAGGAAACCACCTCTACAAGCCAAAAACTTTTTGGAAAGCCCGAGCAACCGCAGTTTATCGGTCGCGATTGCGACACCACAGAGAATGCGACATCACCCCGACGACAGGCTCACCGACCGTTTGTACCGAACCCAACGCTCTCCTCACGATCTACACTACCGCCGAAAGATACCGCGCTCTGTGGAGAGCAGTGTGGTCAAGAGGAGTTGAAAAAGGTGACCGCTTTTGGTTTTGAAGGAGAACGATCCGAGGTATCGGCTCGCCAAGGGGCGTCACAAGTTAGCAATGCGCCGAATCAAATAACTTCCGCCGCGGTACGAACAAACACTCCGTGGACATTTGATGATTCTATAACCTCGCCCTGTCACGAGAACCAACCGATCGGAGGTAAGATTGCCGCGGCGTATCACTATGAGGACAGGCAACGAGACGCTCTTGCTGTTGGACAATCGTTAGCTCAGAATCGCGCGATTGCCGAAAATCGATCTAGTCCGAGACCGCGGGAAGAAAACGAGCGTGCCTACACTCCGCAAGAACAACAGCAAATGCATCATCAGCGTCAACGATGTCGGAATCAACAAGGGGGGTTCAATGCTCCGGCACCACAAAGTTCACTAGATGCTTATCGTCTCTTACAAGATAACTTGCTTCGTCAGCGGGAAATGCAGCGAAGAAACTGCATCGAGCAAAAACGGATGATGCAAGCACAGCAAATGAAGGCCCAGCCATGTTCTGACCAAAATCAGTTGATGTTACCGAAAACAACGTCTATAAAATACTCGTGCAACGATCGCTGCAGTCACCCCGGAGAAATACAATCTGGGAGACGCTTATTGCCCCCTGCTCTAATTCCACAGAATATCTTACGTTCGAATACCAACGCGAATCAAAATCAAGTTTCACCCCGTCACACACTCATGTACCAACAAAACTCCTTAGGTCAACACTGCGATACCAACCCACAACGTGTCACGGTGCACGAAGATCGAGCCAAGAATCCCCGACGTGTCACATTCGACGGGGTGAAACCGCCCGAAAGATGGGCATATGGCGATCGTGAAACACCATGCTCAAAATATGAGTCGGTGACTTGTCGACACGCGCAACAAGAACAAAAACCACCGTGGTCGCAACAGTTCTCTAACGTCCAACCACAGCAGCAAGTTGCAAGCATCGGGTTATCAGGTAATCACCGCGACCAGATCGAACGACAgcgagatgatgaaaaatttcagcatcAACACCAATCGGTGCGGGGACAAGAAACAGAAGGGGGCGAACAACAACAGCACCCGATGAAGGAGGTTCAACAAATTAGACTTGATTCTCTAACGCAACGATCACGggtcgaaggaaaaaagaatcctgAATTCACGGTAGAGATGATTCGTGACCAGGAGCTACTGGTAGCGAACCTGCGGCAGCAAAATATCCCCGATGACATAATGAGACGTCAGTTCAATACGCTGCTTGCCGATCAAAGGCGTTATCTTGCGTTTCTTGAAGAGCAAAGGGCACCGGAGACGATCGATGTGAAGCAATCCCGTGCAGTTGGCAAAGTGTCGCCTCGATGTCAACAGGCCTATTCGATGGAAAGGACATCGCACGCTAATACAGCGATTCATCGAGGTCAAGGTCGTGGGACCGATGTGAATCAAGATTGCCGAACGGGAATGCCGGGTCAACGATCTCCGGTAGTTCCAGAAAAACCGTCGGATCGGCAGCGGCATCACTTGCACGATCACGAATTATGCCATAGTGAGTTCTGGCCTTCGCAGCAAAAAGCAATCACACCGCAATCGTACAACGTTCCTGCAGGTATAATCGAATCATCGGTACATACCAGTTCCGGATCACCACCGTTACGGGGCATAACGTCCTCGCGGACGAGAGTTGGTCAATTAATGCCACATGAGTTTAGTAATTTGCGTCAAGACCAGATTCATTGGCGGCCGCAGTATCCTGGGCTCACAACGCCGGACTCTCAACGTGTCTCCAAAATAGAGTCTAAAGAGCCTTCGAGCTTGCTAAAAATACGGGAATACAATAAGTATATCCGGCCGCAGAGGCAAAATAATGGATTGCAAGAATTGAGTTCAGAGACCATGGGAAAAGCTTTGACGTGTTCCGCGGTTAACAAGAATATCGGATTTGACTACCTAGTGGGTATCGACAAGAAAGTTGCGACGGTAGGACTTAATGGTGCTCAGGATCCGAGTGAACTTGAGAAAATTATGCCACTGCCTCCCGAATACCGGCGACAACGGTGCTCTCGGGTTTCGGCGAACGGGCTGTGTGACACCCGCAATTCCAACAAGACAGCATTGACCTCGATTACGGTGTCCTTACGTAAGAAGACCGATCCCGCCGATGACCCGGTGCCGTTCGGATATCCGCGACAGTATTACTCTGGTGAAAAACGTCGTACGGGCGATGCTCCATCGTGTAGTCGCAATGCGATTGCCGAGGAACCGAATCGCAGCGTCCAAGGTGCGATAGGTAACGAATACCGCGGCGACGTTAACGATGAGAGTCAGGTATCCGTTGGTCACATTCCGAGCACGCAGCAGGGAATCCATAAAACTGAATACGCAACGCAGTTGCAGAGTAACGAGATTAATGACTCGATGAAACCGTCAAGTTATATCCCGACAATTCCTAACAAGTTGGTAGGTTTTTTGCAGCCGCAGTACCAGCAAAACTTGCGGAACACGGATGGTTGTGGAGACGTGGGAATGACTATTCACGAGCCTCCTACGGCCGAAGTTAATACTCAGAATCGGCCGGCGAATCTATCATTCGGCAATGGGGGAGGAGATATCGCACGCCCGGCGAAGCAAGAGCTCCGATCGGTTACTTGTGCGCGTGCAGTGCCAAATGAAGTATCGTTAATAACCGATACTGGCCAACCGAACTGCGAGCCCGGCAATCGCGCACATCAGCCGGTGGCACAAGATTCGCCAAATATTGCCCTTCGCCTGGCAAGTGAACCGGGTCAACCAGAAATACAAGAAACAAGAATCATAGGCGGCTTTACGTATCTGGCGAGAAGATTCGATTATGTTCGTCAACTCTCTCCGATCGCGCCTAGTACGATCAAGCAAGGCCTTTG A